The nucleotide window ACCAAAGTTTGGAAGTTTTCAATAAGTTTTTCATTATCAAAAGATGTCTTACCAATTGGTGCATGGATATTACCAGCTTTATCAGTACGGTATTCGATTTTACCGGCTTTAATTTCATTAATAGCACGAGTAACATCTAATGTAACTGTACCAACTTTAGGATTTGGCATTAAACCTTTAGGGCCTAATACTTTACCTAAACGGCCAACAGTACCCATCATATCAGGAGTAGCAACTGCTACATCAAACTCAGTCCAACCACCTTGAATTTTAGCTACCAAATCATCAGCACCAACAAAATCAGCGCCTGCAGCTTCTGCTTCTTTTGCCTTTTCGCCCTTAGCAAAAACCAAAACAGTTTTGGTTTTACCAGTACCATGAGGCAATACAACAGCGCCACGAACTTGCTGATCAGCATGCTTAGGGTCAACACCCAATTTAATAGCAACTTCAACGGTCTCATCAAATTTAGCACTAGCTGTTTTTTTAGCAAGTTCTATGGCTTCATCAGTCTCATATAACTTGTTAGCTTCAATCAGCTTAGCAGCTTCTTCATACTTTTTACCATGTTTCGGCATATTAAAAACTCCTTCATAATTGTGGTGTAGCGGAAAA belongs to Pelosinus sp. IPA-1 and includes:
- the rplA gene encoding 50S ribosomal protein L1, with translation MPKHGKKYEEAAKLIEANKLYETDEAIELAKKTASAKFDETVEVAIKLGVDPKHADQQVRGAVVLPHGTGKTKTVLVFAKGEKAKEAEAAGADFVGADDLVAKIQGGWTEFDVAVATPDMMGTVGRLGKVLGPKGLMPNPKVGTVTLDVTRAINEIKAGKIEYRTDKAGNIHAPIGKTSFDNEKLIENFQTLVDVLNKVKPAAAKGQYMRSITVSTTMGPGVKVNPLKVSTKR